TCGATCCCGGATGCGACGATCCGGAGCGCGACGATCTGTTCGATGTCGGCGTGGTGGCGCAGGTGCTCCAATTGCTCAAACTTCCCGACGGCACCGTGCGCGTGCTGGTCCAGGGCAGTTCGCGCGCGCAGCTCGAGCAGCTGAGCGAACGCGGCGAATATGTCGAAGCGGCGGTTGCCATGAACGACGCGGTCACCGCGTCGGGTAGCGAAGTCGTGGCCATGATGCGCCAGGTGGTCGAACAGTTCGGCGAATACGCGAAGCTCAACAAGAAGCTGGGCGAAGAAGCTGCCGAACAGCTGGGCGACATCGACGACGCCGGCGAACTGGCCGACACGATTGCGGCGGCGATCAATGCCAAGGTGTCCGACAAGCAGGCGCTACTGGTCGAGAAGGACCCGCTCAAACGCCTCGAAATGGTCATGTCCTTCATGGAAGGCGAACTGTCAGTGCTTCAGGTCGAGCGCCGTATTCGCGGCCGGGTGAAGCGTCAGATGGAAAAAACCCAGCGCGAATATTACCTCAACGAGCAATTGAAGGCGATCCAGAACGAGCTTGGCGGCGACGAGGACGGCAGCAACGAGATTGCCGAACTGACCGAGAAGATCGGCAAGACCAAGCTCAGTAAGGAAGCCCGCGAAAAGGCCGAGGCCGAGCTCAAGAAGCTCAAGGCGATGCAGCCGATGAGCGCCGAGGCAACTGTCATTCGCAACTACCTCGATGTCCTGCTCGGATTGCCCTGGGGCAAGAAGAGCAAGGTCAAGAAGGACATCGGCGAAGCGCAGCAGGTGCTCGATGCCGACCATTACGGGCTCGAGAAGGTCAAGGACCGGATCATCGAATATCTCGCGGTGCAGGCGCGCACGCGCAAGCTGAAGGGGCCGATCCTGTGTCTCGTCGGCCCGCCGGGCGTTGGCAAGACATCACTGGGCAAGAGCATCGCCAAGGCGACGGGACGCGAATTCGTGCGCCAGTCGCTCGGCGGCGTGCGCGACGAAGCGGAAATCCGCGGGCACCGGCGCACTTATATCGGTTCGCTCCCGGGCAAGATCGTCACCAACCTAAAGAAGGCGGGCAAGATCAACCCACTGTTCCTGCTCGACGAGATCGACAAGCTGGGCCAGGACTTCCGCGGCGATCCCGCATCGGCGCTGCTCGAAGTGCTCGACCCCGAACAGAACAGCAAGTTCCAGGACCACTACCTGGAACTCGACCTTGACCTGTCGGACATCATGTTCGTCACCACCGCCAACAGCCTAAACCTGCCGCAGGCGCTGCTCGACCGGATGGAGATCATCCGGCTCGAAGGTTATACCGAGGACGAGAAGGTCGAGATCGCCAAGCGCCACCTGCTGCCCAAGCAGATTGGCGAGCATGGATTGAAGGCCGGCGAATTCGAACTGACCGAAGACGGGCTGCGCGATCTGATCCGCTATTATACGCGCGAGGCGGGCGTCCGCACGCTCGAGCGTGAACTGGCGCGGCTGGCACGCAAGAGCCTGCGCAAGATCCTCGAAAAGGAAGTTGAGAGCGTCACGATCACTCCCGCCAATCTCAGCGACTTCGCCGGGGTGCGCAAGTTCAAGCACGGCATGGGCGAGGACGAAGCGCAGGTCGGTGCGGTCACCGGTCTGGCGTGGACCGAAGTGGGCGGAGAATTGCTCACCATCGAAAGCGTCACCACGACCGGGAAGGGCGAAATCAAGACCACCGGCAAGCTCGGCGAGGTGATGAACGAAAGCGTCGCCGCGGCCTTCAGCTTCGTGAAGGCGCGCGCGCCGCATTATGGAATCAAGCCAAGCCTGTTCCACCGCCGCAACATCCATATCCATCTTCCCGAAGGCGCAGTGCCCAAGGACGGGCCGAGCGCGGGCGTGGGAATGGTCACATCGATCGTCTCGACGCTGTCGGGTGTTCCGGTGCGGCCCGATGTGGCGATGACCGGCGAAGTGACGCTACGTGGCCGTGTACTGGCGATCGGCGGGCTCAAGGAAAAGCTGCTCGCGGCGCTGCGGGGCGGGATCAAGAAGGTCCTCATCCCCGAAGAAAACGTGAAGGACCTCGCCGAGATACCCGCCAATGTGAAGGATGGGTTGGAAATCATTCCCGTCAGCCATGTCGACGAGGTGCTCGCACAGGCGCTGTGCAGTGTGCCCGAGCCGATCGAATGGACCGAGGCCGACGATCTCGCGAGTCAGCCGAGCCACGCACATCCCGCGCCGCCCCCGACAGCACATTAACAAAAGATGTGCTGCGCTGCAGCGAATCGGACGGGCTCCGGTGATATGCCGGGGCCCGTCCCGCCGCTGCGGGTCGGGTATCGGGATGGTGAATAAGTGCTTCACCCTAATATTAACCGCTTCAGCCCCGGAAACCGCCGTTTTTAGCCGATTTTGCCTTTGACAGTGCGGGCAAAAAACTCTCAATTTGGGCGTCTTCGCCGAGGCGATTCAGCCAATACCATTTCCCGATAAGAACAAGGGGGTTTTCCTAATGAATAAGAACGACCTGATCAGCGCGGTTGCCGATTCCAGCGGCCTTTCCAAGAGCGATGCAGCGAGCTCCGTCGAAGGCGTGTTCGATGCCATCACCAAGGCCCTGTCGAGCGGTGACGAAGTGCGCCTGGTCGGCTTTGGCACGTTCTCGGTAGCCAAGCGCAAGGCCTCGACGGGCCGCAACCCGCGCACCGGCGAACCGATGACGATCAAGGCATCCAACCAGCCCAAGTTCAAGGCGGGCAAGGGTCTCAAGGACGCAGTCAACTAAGCCGGTTTCTCTCACCGGCGCGCCGCCACGCCTCGCGGTGCGACAACGGGATCGAACCTCGCCGCGCATTCCAATCCGGAATGCGCGGCGTTTTCCTATCGGTCAGTCGAAGGCGATCAGCGCGGTCGGCGCCTGCCGTGTCGTGGCCCCGATCTTCCACGACAGCGACTGGCCCGCAGCGTGTGGGGCAGGGCCTTCGTCGGTATTGTTGGCCAGCACGCGGCCATCGGTCACGATGGTGAAGGTCCCTTCGGGCATGACGATCTGGGGCATGTCCCCGCCATCATCGGCTTCGGCCATGGCGGCAAACGCCGCAAGCGAGCCGCCACCGAACATCGGGTTGCTGTCCTGTTGCCGGCTGAAACCCGGCGCATCGACGCGGACTTGCGCCCCATCGCGCAGATTGACGCTGACGAACGCATTGGCGCCCAACATTCCCTCGATTGTGGGGAAGGTGAAGTCATGCGTGAGAGTGCCGGATACGGCGAACGCCACGTCGAACACGCCATCGCCCTTGTAGGTAACGCGCTGCCAACCGCGCTGGCGTTCGAGCCGTGCGGCCACTTCCTGTGCGGCTTCGGGGTTCGCCGGATCGATACCGCCCAGAACGGCGCGCATCTTTTCGGCTTCGCGGGCCTGCTCGGCGCGCCGATCCCCGGCACCCGCATCCCATTCTGCCCGTTGCTCGGCGATCTCCGCCTCCGAACATTCGGCCATATCGAAATCGGCGTCATAACATTCCGCGACGAAGTTCTCGTCGCTGTTGTTGGCCATTTCGGCGAGCTTGCCCAGCGCCAGCATCTGGATCTCGCCGTCATAGGTGAACGCGAATTGGTCATTGGCGAACAGCTGCAATTCGCTGGTGAATTTGCCGGGTGAAAACAGGCACCCGCCCAGCAGTAGCGGTGCTAGCAAAGCGATCACGATGCGTTTCATATGAACTCCCCCCATTCGAATTAATTTACCTAGTGGCGACCGCATAAAGCGCGATGGCTGCCGCGTTCGAGACGTTGAGGCTCTCGATCTGGTCGCCAATCGGCAGCTTGGCCAGCGCGTCGCAATGCGATTCGATATTCTGGCGCATCCCTTCGCCTTCCGCGCCCAGCACCAGCGCCACGGGGCCTGCCGGCAGCGCTTCTGCCAGCGTTGCCTCCGCCGCGCCGGTCAGGCCGATGCGCCAGTATCCGGCCTCGGCAATTTGCTCGAGCGCGCGCGCGAGATTGATCACGCGGACCCAAGGCACGGTTTCGAGCGCACCCGATGCGGATTTGGCAATCACCCCGCCTTCGGGCGGCGCATGGCGATCCTGCGTGACCAGTGCGGCCGCCCCGAAAGCCGCGGCCGAGCGCAGGATTGCGCCGACATTATGCGGATCGGTAACCTGGTCGAGCACGATGATGGGACGGGTGGGCTCGCTGTCGAGAACCTCGTCGAGATGGATATCTTCCAGCGCGGCGCATTCGAGCACCAGCCCCTGGTGCGGGGCATCCTTGGCGACCATCCGGGCGAGATCGGCAACATCGGCATATTCGATCGGGAAGTCGGCCGGCAGTTCGCCGTCGAGCGTGTCGATCGCTTCGCGCGTCGCCCACAGCTTCTGATGGACCCGGTCGGGGTTCTTTATCGCGGCTTCCACCGCATGGCGGCCCCACAGCCGGACCTGCCCGGTGCTCGCGCGCCCGCTGCCGCGACCGCCCTTCATTCGTCCTGCCCGTCCACGGAGCGCGCGTCTGCGTTCGCCTTTGGCCATCAAATTCGTCCTGTCTGCATCATTGGTTGCGGCCTGTGCCAGCGAGGGCATTGACAGGCAAGCGTCGCTTCGCCAAAGGGGCGCCTCTCGGCACGGGGTCGGCTTGTCGATCCCTCGATTTCCTCAGCGAAATGGCCCGTGTGGACAGGTGGCCGAGTGGTTAAAGGCAGCAGACTGTAAATCTGCCCGCGCAAGCGTACGCTGGTTCGAATCCAGCCCTGTCCACCACCGCCCTTTCTTTTAGCATCTATCTGCATCCCCAGAAATCCATGGAAACCCCTGGATTTCTGCGGTATATTACCTCTATTCCGTCCACCTCTGACCATCGCGATCCACCCGCATCCGAGGTCAAGTGTGGGGGTAATGTGGGGGTAAAGGTGCTTACCCCCACACTTCGGATTGGCGATCTCATGCGGAAAGGTGTGGGGGTAAGATTATGGGTAAACTTTCGGCGGTAGCGGTAAAGGCAGCCTTGGCGAATCCGGGGACCTATCAGGACGGTGACGGCCTTTTTCTGAAAGTGGACAAGCGCGGAGGCGCTTATTGGAATTTGCGACTTCAGCGGGACGGCAAGCGACAAGACCTAGGACTGGGCAGCGCTAAACTCGTGACGCTTGCTGACGCACGCGAAAAAGCAAACGAACTCCGCAAGGCCATAAAGGTCGAAAAGCGCGACGTTCTCACGGAGCGCAAGGACGAGGCTGCCGCCAAGGTGACCTTTCGCGAAGCCGCCACACAGTATCACTCCGAAAACGAGGCGGGCTGGAAGAGCGCTGTATACGCGCGCCAGTGGCTGGCCAGTCTGGAGAACTACGCTTTCCCGAAGCTTGGCGATTTGCCGACTGGTAGCATCACAGCGGCTGACATCATCGAGGTCCTGACGCCGATCTGGCAGGAAATCCCGGAAACCGCGCGCCAGGTACGCAACCGGATTTGCGCCGTGCTGGATTATGCACACGCCAAAGGCTGGCGTTCGACCGAAGCGCCATCTGGCAACAGCAGCCTGAAAGCGGGGAGAGGCCTCCCACGGCAGATCAAGAAAACCCAGAATCGGAAGGCGATGCCCTATGTCGCCATTCCAGCGTTTCTGACCGCATTGAGGCGCAGACCATCCTTCGGACGCTTCGCGCTCGATCTCCTGATCCTGACCGGCACGCGCTCGCAGGAGGTCCGACTCGCGACGTGGGAAGAATTCGATCTGGAGGAACGGCTCTGGACGATCCCTGCCGAACATATGAAGCGCAGCAAGGCACATGTGGTCCCGCTCTCGGAGGCTGCATTGGGAGTGCTAGCGAAAGCAGATGCATTCCGGATCGAAGGTGCCGAAGTCGTCTTCTCTGGTGCAACCGGCAAAGCGATGTCCGACATGACGCTGCTAAAGGTGCTGCGCGACATGCAGGAGCCTTTCCACGTTCACGGCTTTCGCTCGGCCTTCACGGACTGGGCGGCGAATGCGGGCTTCCCTAACGCGGTGGTAGAGGCCGCGCTGGCGCACAAGACGCCCGACGCGGTGCAGGCTGCCTATCGCCGTACCACATACCTTGGCACCAAAGAGGACCCCGGTATGCGAGTGAAGCTCATGGATGCGTGGGGTGCCTATTGCTCCGGTACAGTCACAGTCAGCGAAGCTCTCAACGCGCAAGACCAGCGCGACGCCCTCGGCTGACACACCACTCCCACCGCTGGCGCGCATGGCTTCGCCATGCCGCCTGCCTTCCGGCGAGGATGGGAGGGGGAGGGAAAACCGCAAATCGATGCTCTGGCGCGGGCCAGCGGGCGTCAGCCCGCCACCCGGGGGCGTCTATTTGCGGTTTCGGGAACGAGAGGGCGAAGCCCTTGGCGTTCCCGCGCAAGGATCGCGTCCGCGATCCACACAAACAACGGCACCCTTGCACGGCGCGAAGCAGCCGGACGCCCTGCGCGCGCGAGCAGTGCGCCAGCGGGCTTCCGGCAATGAGAGAGGCAAGAGTGCCTGCGGGT
This genomic window from Qipengyuania sp. HL-TH1 contains:
- the rlmB gene encoding 23S rRNA (guanosine(2251)-2'-O)-methyltransferase RlmB, which produces MAKGERRRALRGRAGRMKGGRGSGRASTGQVRLWGRHAVEAAIKNPDRVHQKLWATREAIDTLDGELPADFPIEYADVADLARMVAKDAPHQGLVLECAALEDIHLDEVLDSEPTRPIIVLDQVTDPHNVGAILRSAAAFGAAALVTQDRHAPPEGGVIAKSASGALETVPWVRVINLARALEQIAEAGYWRIGLTGAAEATLAEALPAGPVALVLGAEGEGMRQNIESHCDALAKLPIGDQIESLNVSNAAAIALYAVATR
- the lon gene encoding endopeptidase La, producing MTQTYPLLPLRDIVVFPGMVVPLFVGRDKSVAALEAAMEGSKDIFLLAQLDPGCDDPERDDLFDVGVVAQVLQLLKLPDGTVRVLVQGSSRAQLEQLSERGEYVEAAVAMNDAVTASGSEVVAMMRQVVEQFGEYAKLNKKLGEEAAEQLGDIDDAGELADTIAAAINAKVSDKQALLVEKDPLKRLEMVMSFMEGELSVLQVERRIRGRVKRQMEKTQREYYLNEQLKAIQNELGGDEDGSNEIAELTEKIGKTKLSKEAREKAEAELKKLKAMQPMSAEATVIRNYLDVLLGLPWGKKSKVKKDIGEAQQVLDADHYGLEKVKDRIIEYLAVQARTRKLKGPILCLVGPPGVGKTSLGKSIAKATGREFVRQSLGGVRDEAEIRGHRRTYIGSLPGKIVTNLKKAGKINPLFLLDEIDKLGQDFRGDPASALLEVLDPEQNSKFQDHYLELDLDLSDIMFVTTANSLNLPQALLDRMEIIRLEGYTEDEKVEIAKRHLLPKQIGEHGLKAGEFELTEDGLRDLIRYYTREAGVRTLERELARLARKSLRKILEKEVESVTITPANLSDFAGVRKFKHGMGEDEAQVGAVTGLAWTEVGGELLTIESVTTTGKGEIKTTGKLGEVMNESVAAAFSFVKARAPHYGIKPSLFHRRNIHIHLPEGAVPKDGPSAGVGMVTSIVSTLSGVPVRPDVAMTGEVTLRGRVLAIGGLKEKLLAALRGGIKKVLIPEENVKDLAEIPANVKDGLEIIPVSHVDEVLAQALCSVPEPIEWTEADDLASQPSHAHPAPPPTAH
- a CDS encoding tyrosine-type recombinase/integrase; amino-acid sequence: MGKLSAVAVKAALANPGTYQDGDGLFLKVDKRGGAYWNLRLQRDGKRQDLGLGSAKLVTLADAREKANELRKAIKVEKRDVLTERKDEAAAKVTFREAATQYHSENEAGWKSAVYARQWLASLENYAFPKLGDLPTGSITAADIIEVLTPIWQEIPETARQVRNRICAVLDYAHAKGWRSTEAPSGNSSLKAGRGLPRQIKKTQNRKAMPYVAIPAFLTALRRRPSFGRFALDLLILTGTRSQEVRLATWEEFDLEERLWTIPAEHMKRSKAHVVPLSEAALGVLAKADAFRIEGAEVVFSGATGKAMSDMTLLKVLRDMQEPFHVHGFRSAFTDWAANAGFPNAVVEAALAHKTPDAVQAAYRRTTYLGTKEDPGMRVKLMDAWGAYCSGTVTVSEALNAQDQRDALG
- a CDS encoding HU family DNA-binding protein — its product is MNKNDLISAVADSSGLSKSDAASSVEGVFDAITKALSSGDEVRLVGFGTFSVAKRKASTGRNPRTGEPMTIKASNQPKFKAGKGLKDAVN